A genomic region of Nitrospirota bacterium contains the following coding sequences:
- the nuoK gene encoding NADH-quinone oxidoreductase subunit NuoK: MVPLNWYLILSAAVFMIGMFGFLTRKNVIIMFMSVELMLNAVNISLVSFSHYLQDMRGHILVFFIITVAAAEAAIGLAIILALFRNKQTAHVDEMNEMKG; this comes from the coding sequence ATGGTTCCTTTGAACTGGTATCTGATCCTGAGCGCTGCAGTCTTCATGATAGGCATGTTCGGCTTCCTTACAAGGAAGAATGTTATCATCATGTTCATGTCGGTTGAGTTGATGCTGAACGCCGTGAATATCAGTCTGGTGTCGTTCAGCCATTATCTGCAGGATATGCGCGGCCATATCCTCGTATTTTTTATTATCACGGTTGCCGCAGCGGAAGCGGCAATAGGGCTTGCGATCATCCTTGCACTGTTTAGGAACAAGCAGACAGCACATGTCGACGAAATGAATGAGATGAAGGGATAG
- a CDS encoding NADH-quinone oxidoreductase subunit J, with protein MLQQLFFGYYAFTIIVLSLLVVTRKNPVHSVMWMLLLFFHIAGLYLFLNAEFIAAIQVIVYAGAILVLFLFVVLLLNLKEEISIKRFVGSWPAGLFVTGLLFVSVVTALGSYVKGPIGKYSIEAVRSETHTKALGRLLYTEYLFPFEIASLILLVAVIGSIVLAKRKLRS; from the coding sequence ATGCTGCAACAACTTTTCTTCGGCTATTATGCATTTACGATCATCGTACTGTCGTTGCTAGTCGTTACGCGGAAGAACCCGGTACATAGCGTGATGTGGATGCTGCTACTTTTTTTCCATATTGCCGGACTGTATCTTTTTCTGAATGCCGAGTTTATTGCAGCGATCCAGGTGATCGTCTATGCCGGTGCGATTCTGGTCCTGTTCCTTTTTGTTGTTCTGCTTCTCAATTTGAAAGAGGAGATTTCGATCAAGAGATTTGTCGGCTCCTGGCCAGCAGGACTTTTTGTTACCGGTCTGCTTTTTGTCTCGGTGGTGACCGCGCTTGGTTCTTATGTCAAGGGACCAATAGGTAAATATTCCATCGAAGCGGTCCGGAGCGAGACGCACACAAAGGCCCTGGGCAGGCTCCTGTATACCGAGTATCTGTTTCCCTTTGAAATAGCATCCCTGATCCTGCTTGTGGCTGTCATCGGTTCGATAGTTCTTGCAAAAAGGAAACTGAGGAGTTAA
- the nuoI gene encoding NADH-quinone oxidoreductase subunit NuoI, with product MKNSLIKIMFFTEILKGMALTFRTLFKPAVTRRYPKVKVPAQPGFRGLHALAKDNTGRMKCVGCGLCGAYCPSQCIHIYTTEGEDHNKVVDRYEIDVVRCIFCGFCVEACPFGAITLSEHYEYSNYSRDAFYMNKEKLLGNWDKYFEGEKGKQYFKKFWRPLTEDFKGDPAQAMFSKIPGKEKR from the coding sequence ATGAAGAATTCATTGATAAAAATAATGTTTTTTACCGAGATACTGAAGGGCATGGCCCTCACGTTCAGGACGCTTTTCAAGCCGGCGGTGACACGCCGCTATCCGAAAGTAAAGGTGCCGGCCCAGCCAGGGTTCCGGGGTTTGCACGCGCTTGCGAAAGACAACACCGGAAGGATGAAGTGCGTGGGTTGCGGCCTCTGCGGGGCGTACTGCCCGTCGCAGTGCATTCACATTTATACGACAGAGGGCGAAGACCATAACAAGGTCGTTGACCGGTATGAGATCGATGTTGTCAGGTGCATCTTCTGCGGGTTTTGCGTTGAGGCCTGTCCCTTCGGCGCCATAACCCTGAGCGAGCACTATGAATATTCCAACTACTCCAGAGATGCATTTTATATGAACAAAGAAAAACTGCTCGGCAACTGGGACAAGTATTTTGAAGGTGAAAAAGGGAAACAGTATTTTAAGAAATTCTGGAGGCCCCTGACCGAAGACTTCAAAGGCGATCCTGCACAAGCAATGTTCAGTAAAATACCCGGAAAGGAAAAACGATAG
- the nuoH gene encoding NADH-quinone oxidoreductase subunit NuoH, protein MLTNIVIILIKVAIVIGITLLHVAYATYWERKVIGFMQFRLGPREVGWFGLLQPIADGVKLFFKEDIIPATADKPIFYLAPVIFFVSALTSLSVLPFFDGFAVADINIGILFLLAMSSLGAYGIVMAGWSSGSKYSFLGGLRSASQVISYEIAMGLSLVGVMIMSGSLNLTEIVKAQYNYPTGFYAIPQVLGFFVFFVAMFAETNRLPFDLPEAESELVAGYFTEYSGFRFAMFFLGEYTGMLIMSAIGTLCFLGGWTLPKFIMDLLPFLSQLPPIVWVVVFLGKVYFFMFLYYWVRATLPRYRYDQLMNIGWKVLIPLALVNIVITGTLKIMGWF, encoded by the coding sequence ATGTTGACCAATATTGTCATAATCCTTATCAAGGTTGCTATCGTTATCGGCATTACGCTTCTGCATGTAGCCTATGCCACGTATTGGGAGAGAAAAGTTATCGGGTTTATGCAGTTCAGACTTGGCCCCAGAGAGGTTGGCTGGTTTGGATTGTTGCAGCCTATTGCTGACGGCGTAAAGCTTTTTTTCAAGGAAGATATCATCCCGGCGACTGCGGACAAACCGATTTTCTATCTTGCTCCTGTTATCTTTTTCGTGTCAGCGCTCACTTCTCTTTCGGTATTGCCCTTTTTCGACGGTTTTGCTGTGGCCGACATCAATATCGGCATTCTTTTCCTCCTGGCCATGTCATCCCTCGGCGCTTATGGCATTGTGATGGCAGGGTGGTCTTCGGGATCGAAATATTCATTCCTTGGCGGCCTGAGGTCGGCCTCGCAGGTTATCAGTTATGAGATTGCGATGGGCCTGAGCCTGGTCGGCGTAATGATCATGTCCGGTTCGCTCAACCTTACCGAGATCGTGAAGGCACAGTACAACTATCCGACAGGTTTTTATGCCATTCCGCAGGTGCTCGGCTTCTTTGTCTTCTTTGTTGCCATGTTCGCAGAAACGAACAGGCTGCCCTTTGATCTTCCCGAGGCGGAAAGCGAACTGGTCGCCGGTTACTTTACCGAATACAGTGGCTTCAGGTTTGCCATGTTCTTTCTCGGTGAATACACCGGTATGCTCATTATGTCAGCCATAGGCACACTCTGTTTTCTTGGAGGATGGACATTGCCGAAGTTCATCATGGACCTTCTGCCTTTTCTGTCCCAGCTGCCGCCCATAGTCTGGGTTGTGGTATTTCTCGGCAAGGTTTACTTCTTCATGTTCCTCTACTACTGGGTAAGGGCAACGCTTCCACGGTACCGCTACGATCAGCTCATGAACATTGGATGGAAGGTCCTCATTCCGCTTGCCCTGGTGAATATTGTCATTACCGGCACGCTGAAGATCATGGGATGGTTCTGA
- the nuoG gene encoding NADH-quinone oxidoreductase subunit NuoG, whose product MKMITVTINGKEIPLEKAVTVLEAARSAGIKIPTLCYHEQLERYGGCRLCLVEVEKMPRLQTACTLMVTDGMVVRTETEQIADVRRGILEFLLINHPLDCPYCDKAGECDLQDLVEKYGPAKGRFKEKKRKVKESLADSAIVRNMERCVMCTRCVRMCEGKQGASAIAVIDRGGHSHIEPFSGGKFDCEYCGNCVSVCPVGAIMSRLHRHSYRPWQVKERHETVCPYCGVGCTVVAQVRDDVIMRVVPKLGSAVNNGMLCSRGRFGYEFVGSKDRLTTPLIRKNGTLIEATWEEAITLVAKKLGDVKATSGSQAIAGIASLRCTNEDNYLFQKFMRVAVGTNNIDTTARTGFAGAQSFIENIFGQGATANIISGLANSDTVMVIGGDPTTVNPILGLQIRACARRDGNVLTIGMVDGLKNFNPTKLVPDLQTEATLLEGIVSALRAKKGLPGSNAALEEKIKDIAVTADEVTEKTGVTEKQLQAFVDLLAAAATFSLVIGKDIVQSTGGSYKLLLLAAINYLANGRIYLLSEKANEQGALDMGCAPDILPGHRPVAYPEFRKKCENVWHTELSDKPGLNLFEMVDAAQKGSLKAVYVMGENPLCNIPDSGRVEAAFKKLDFLVVQDIFLTDTAKLADVVLPALSWAEKDGTFTNMERRIQRVRKAVHREGLEDWKIIAEISKNMGYSMDYRGAEDIFHEAAKVSPLHRGLTYEDIENGDNIYPYKGEPLRDAKEDIQVDTFLRSAVPDKLYLKIEKPLFHSGTMSTKAPALVNIYPQSVARVSAATAQAFSLTEGDVVRVKTKTGSLALFVAIEKDGDSSSVRVGNNFEGKGAFRLTDCILDQITKAPCLDGIEITIEKVTA is encoded by the coding sequence ATGAAAATGATAACAGTAACGATAAACGGGAAAGAAATCCCGCTTGAAAAAGCAGTGACCGTCCTTGAGGCAGCCCGCTCTGCAGGCATTAAAATACCGACGCTTTGTTATCACGAACAGCTCGAGAGATATGGCGGCTGCCGGCTCTGTCTCGTTGAAGTCGAGAAGATGCCGAGGCTGCAGACTGCCTGTACGCTTATGGTGACTGACGGCATGGTTGTCAGGACCGAGACGGAGCAGATTGCTGATGTGCGGCGCGGCATTCTTGAGTTTCTGCTGATCAATCATCCGCTCGATTGTCCTTACTGCGATAAGGCAGGCGAGTGTGATCTCCAGGACCTTGTTGAAAAATACGGCCCTGCAAAGGGAAGGTTCAAGGAGAAGAAGAGAAAGGTCAAGGAGAGCCTGGCAGACTCTGCGATCGTCAGAAACATGGAGCGCTGCGTCATGTGTACTCGGTGTGTCAGGATGTGCGAAGGCAAACAGGGTGCATCGGCCATTGCGGTCATTGACCGGGGCGGCCATTCACATATCGAGCCTTTCTCCGGCGGTAAATTTGACTGCGAATACTGCGGCAACTGCGTCTCGGTCTGTCCGGTAGGCGCCATCATGTCGAGGCTCCACAGACACAGTTACCGTCCCTGGCAGGTGAAGGAGCGGCACGAGACCGTATGCCCGTATTGCGGGGTTGGCTGTACGGTCGTAGCGCAGGTGCGCGATGATGTGATCATGCGCGTGGTCCCTAAGCTCGGTTCGGCGGTGAACAACGGCATGCTCTGCTCCCGCGGGAGATTCGGCTACGAATTTGTAGGCAGCAAGGACAGGCTTACCACTCCGCTCATCAGAAAAAACGGGACACTTATTGAGGCAACCTGGGAAGAGGCAATAACCCTTGTTGCGAAAAAGCTTGGCGATGTCAAAGCGACATCAGGCAGCCAGGCGATCGCAGGTATCGCTTCTCTACGCTGCACGAATGAGGACAACTATTTGTTTCAGAAGTTTATGCGTGTTGCAGTAGGCACGAACAATATAGACACAACAGCGCGGACCGGGTTTGCAGGTGCCCAGAGTTTTATTGAGAATATCTTTGGCCAGGGTGCAACAGCGAACATCATCTCAGGACTTGCAAACTCTGATACGGTCATGGTGATCGGCGGCGATCCGACAACGGTTAATCCTATTCTTGGTCTTCAGATCAGGGCTTGTGCAAGAAGAGATGGCAATGTTCTGACCATCGGAATGGTAGACGGCCTCAAGAACTTTAATCCTACGAAGCTTGTTCCCGATCTGCAGACAGAGGCAACCCTCCTGGAAGGGATTGTGTCAGCGCTCAGGGCAAAGAAAGGTCTGCCAGGATCAAATGCCGCCCTTGAGGAAAAAATAAAAGATATCGCGGTCACCGCTGATGAAGTCACCGAAAAGACCGGTGTAACGGAAAAGCAGCTCCAGGCGTTTGTCGACCTGCTTGCGGCAGCTGCAACCTTCAGTCTTGTTATCGGCAAAGATATTGTTCAGAGCACTGGAGGAAGCTATAAACTGCTTCTGCTTGCGGCGATAAACTACCTTGCCAACGGAAGAATCTACCTTCTCTCGGAAAAAGCCAATGAGCAGGGTGCCCTTGATATGGGCTGTGCGCCCGATATCCTTCCGGGACACCGGCCTGTTGCCTATCCCGAGTTCAGAAAGAAATGTGAGAATGTCTGGCATACTGAATTATCTGATAAGCCCGGTCTCAATCTCTTTGAGATGGTAGATGCTGCCCAGAAGGGAAGCCTCAAGGCTGTTTATGTTATGGGTGAAAACCCGCTCTGCAATATCCCCGATTCCGGCAGGGTTGAAGCAGCATTTAAAAAGCTCGACTTTCTGGTCGTGCAGGACATCTTCCTTACTGATACGGCAAAGCTCGCAGATGTTGTGCTCCCGGCGCTGAGCTGGGCAGAGAAGGACGGCACATTCACGAACATGGAGCGCAGGATACAGCGGGTGAGAAAGGCTGTGCATAGAGAGGGCTTGGAAGACTGGAAGATCATAGCTGAAATTTCGAAGAATATGGGATACAGTATGGACTATAGGGGCGCAGAAGATATTTTCCATGAGGCGGCAAAAGTGTCTCCTCTTCATCGGGGCCTGACCTATGAGGATATAGAGAATGGTGACAATATCTATCCCTACAAAGGTGAGCCGCTGCGCGACGCAAAGGAAGATATACAGGTTGACACGTTTTTACGTTCAGCAGTACCGGACAAGCTCTATCTGAAAATCGAAAAGCCGCTTTTCCATTCTGGCACGATGAGCACAAAAGCCCCGGCCCTGGTAAATATCTATCCCCAATCAGTGGCAAGAGTCAGCGCAGCGACAGCACAGGCCTTTTCACTTACCGAGGGGGATGTTGTGCGGGTCAAGACAAAAACAGGCTCCCTTGCCCTGTTTGTTGCCATTGAAAAGGACGGCGACAGTTCGTCAGTCAGGGTAGGCAACAACTTCGAAGGGAAGGGTGCCTTCAGGCTCACCGACTGCATACTTGATCAAATAACCAAGGCACCCTGTCTGGACGGTATAGAGATAACCATTGAAAAGGTGACTGCATGA
- the nuoF gene encoding NADH-quinone oxidoreductase subunit NuoF, which yields MMEAALLKNIENPNSADILEYKKVGGYKGIAKALAMEPQQIIDEVKRAGLRGRGGAGFPVAMKWTFAAADPKFPKYLLCNADEGEPGTFKDRPLLEKNPHMLIEGMAISGHALKAEYGYIYLRGEYPAAKHILNKAIKQAYENNLLGENILGKGITFHLAVHQGAGAYICGEETALIESLEGDKGQPRIKPPFPVNVGVFSKPTVVNNVETLSNLPYIMEIGGEAYAKIGTPDCPGPKIFCVSGHVQKPGVYELPMGTTLKDIIFTHCGGLKGGKKLKAVIPGGISTPVLPPDKIDCPMDFVNMPKHGSMLGSGAVIVMDETVCLVKVCARALKFFEHESCGKCTPCREGTGWLRAILERIEQGHGTEGDIDLMLSVAGNMLGKTFCPLGDGAACVVQNFIKHFRPEFEEHIKAKKCTVNG from the coding sequence ATTATGGAAGCGGCACTCTTAAAAAATATAGAAAACCCGAACTCGGCGGATATCCTCGAATATAAGAAGGTCGGCGGGTACAAGGGAATCGCAAAGGCACTTGCGATGGAGCCCCAGCAGATCATTGATGAGGTGAAGCGTGCAGGGCTGAGAGGCCGCGGCGGAGCCGGGTTCCCCGTTGCGATGAAATGGACTTTTGCCGCTGCTGATCCGAAGTTCCCGAAATACCTGCTCTGCAATGCGGACGAGGGCGAGCCCGGAACCTTCAAGGACCGGCCGCTGCTTGAGAAGAACCCTCACATGCTTATCGAGGGCATGGCCATTTCAGGGCACGCGCTTAAGGCGGAATACGGGTATATATATCTGCGCGGCGAATACCCTGCAGCAAAGCATATTCTGAACAAGGCGATCAAACAGGCTTACGAAAACAATCTTCTTGGCGAAAATATATTGGGCAAAGGGATCACCTTTCACCTGGCGGTACACCAGGGAGCAGGGGCTTATATCTGCGGTGAAGAAACCGCGCTTATCGAGTCACTTGAAGGAGACAAGGGACAGCCGAGGATCAAGCCGCCGTTTCCGGTCAACGTCGGTGTTTTCTCAAAGCCGACGGTTGTCAATAATGTTGAGACCCTTTCGAATCTGCCCTATATCATGGAGATAGGCGGCGAGGCATATGCAAAGATCGGAACGCCGGATTGTCCTGGCCCGAAGATATTCTGTGTAAGCGGCCACGTGCAAAAACCGGGCGTGTACGAGCTTCCTATGGGAACAACGCTGAAGGATATTATCTTTACGCATTGCGGAGGCCTCAAGGGGGGGAAGAAGCTCAAGGCGGTGATCCCCGGAGGCATATCAACACCTGTGCTTCCGCCCGACAAGATAGACTGTCCTATGGATTTTGTGAACATGCCGAAACACGGCAGCATGCTTGGTTCAGGCGCGGTAATTGTTATGGACGAGACCGTCTGTCTGGTAAAGGTCTGCGCCAGGGCGCTTAAGTTCTTCGAGCATGAGTCCTGCGGCAAATGCACTCCGTGCCGTGAAGGAACGGGCTGGCTCAGGGCAATACTTGAGCGCATCGAGCAGGGCCACGGCACAGAGGGAGATATCGACCTGATGCTGTCTGTTGCCGGCAATATGCTTGGGAAAACCTTCTGCCCGCTTGGCGATGGCGCAGCCTGTGTTGTTCAAAATTTCATCAAACATTTCAGGCCGGAGTTCGAGGAGCATATCAAGGCAAAGAAATGCACGGTGAACGGATGA
- the nuoE gene encoding NADH-quinone oxidoreductase subunit NuoE, giving the protein MFNDASIKEIEEIRTKYPSSRAALLPALYVAQREFGWLSPEAYEAVADLLNVPKATARGVGTFYAMYKQKPMGRHLIQLCTNVSCMILGAEKLVDFLKNKYGIEPGGVSSDGRFSLVIMECIGACGTAPAMLINDDFYENLNENNLEEILGKYR; this is encoded by the coding sequence ATGTTTAATGACGCATCGATAAAAGAGATCGAGGAGATCAGGACAAAATACCCCAGCAGCCGGGCAGCGCTTCTGCCGGCCCTTTATGTGGCGCAGCGGGAATTCGGCTGGCTCTCTCCTGAAGCATATGAGGCTGTCGCTGACCTGCTTAACGTTCCGAAAGCGACTGCCCGGGGTGTTGGGACGTTCTACGCAATGTATAAGCAGAAGCCGATGGGCAGACATCTCATACAGCTTTGCACAAATGTCTCCTGCATGATCCTTGGTGCGGAGAAACTTGTCGATTTTCTGAAAAATAAATATGGTATTGAGCCCGGAGGCGTATCGTCTGACGGCAGGTTTTCACTGGTCATTATGGAGTGCATCGGCGCTTGTGGTACAGCGCCGGCAATGTTGATAAACGACGATTTTTACGAGAATCTCAACGAAAATAACCTGGAAGAGATCCTGGGGAAATACCGATAA
- the ndhC gene encoding NADH-quinone oxidoreductase subunit A, whose amino-acid sequence MPSEYLPVLIFLMVATAFGIGSLLIGELLRLRRPYSEKLMPYESGNAPVGSPHMRFSVKFYIIAMLFVVFDVEAVFLYPWAIVFDKIGLYAFIEMLIFMVILLVGYLYAWRKEAFVWD is encoded by the coding sequence ATGCCTTCAGAATATTTGCCTGTACTCATCTTCCTGATGGTCGCTACTGCTTTTGGCATTGGTTCATTGCTCATCGGCGAACTGCTGCGCCTCAGGCGGCCGTATTCCGAAAAGCTCATGCCGTATGAATCCGGAAACGCTCCGGTTGGTTCGCCTCACATGCGGTTCTCAGTAAAGTTCTATATTATTGCCATGCTGTTTGTTGTGTTCGACGTTGAAGCAGTTTTTCTCTATCCCTGGGCAATAGTGTTCGACAAGATCGGACTTTATGCCTTCATAGAGATGCTCATCTTTATGGTGATTCTGCTGGTCGGCTACCTCTACGCATGGAGAAAGGAGGCCTTTGTATGGGACTGA
- a CDS encoding HAMP domain-containing protein yields the protein MLVNKSFHSLTGKLILTIGTLMIAGSMLFWLFLFKYQEKELIASSVKYGYSFVDYIRNSTRYGMLTVQGTLIQQTVEAVGIAEGIQDVRIFDSRGKIAYASDRKHIGTVLDKNSGLCLRCHPPSGPTKDTPSWKITKGEHYRILNIVQPIYNEPACYNASCHVHPREQRVLGLVEADLSLELLDHGIKQQGIAITIYVLAFSIVISGTLCVILWNFVSTPVTMLAQGMRKVAAGDLDFKININRKDEIGELANTFNAMSDELRKAKNERLEWSNTLEKKVQEKTEAIHRAQQQLIHSEKLASLGRMAAGVAHEINSPLTGIVTFGHLLLKKFPEGTEDREDIEVIIDQANRCSNIIKGLLGFARATTADKTRTNINDVINSTLNIVKNKADFFNIKLSSNLDPSLNMVRADAPQLQQVFLNMIVNAADACEGKGSITITTSNVNDNGEDYAQVEFRDTGHGIKDEALEKIFEPFFTTKPVGKGTGLGLAVSHGIIQDHGGKITISTKIGEGTSFFIWLPALKETA from the coding sequence ATGCTCGTAAATAAGTCTTTTCACTCACTGACCGGGAAACTCATACTTACAATCGGCACGCTCATGATCGCCGGGAGCATGCTCTTCTGGCTGTTTCTTTTTAAGTATCAGGAAAAAGAGCTCATCGCAAGTTCGGTCAAATACGGGTATTCCTTCGTCGATTACATCAGAAACAGCACGCGCTACGGCATGCTGACGGTACAGGGCACACTCATCCAGCAGACCGTTGAGGCTGTCGGCATAGCCGAAGGCATCCAGGATGTCCGCATCTTCGACAGCAGAGGTAAAATTGCCTATGCATCTGACAGAAAACATATCGGTACCGTCCTCGACAAAAACTCAGGCCTTTGCCTGAGATGCCACCCTCCCTCGGGCCCGACAAAAGACACGCCAAGCTGGAAAATCACAAAAGGCGAGCACTACAGGATACTGAACATTGTGCAGCCCATATACAATGAGCCTGCCTGCTACAATGCCTCGTGCCATGTGCATCCCAGGGAGCAGCGTGTCCTGGGCCTCGTTGAGGCAGATCTTTCGCTCGAACTCCTTGATCACGGCATCAAACAGCAGGGCATTGCCATCACGATCTATGTGCTTGCCTTTTCGATCGTCATATCCGGCACGCTCTGTGTCATCCTCTGGAACTTTGTATCTACCCCTGTTACCATGCTCGCACAGGGCATGAGAAAAGTTGCGGCAGGCGATCTCGACTTTAAAATTAATATCAACCGAAAAGACGAAATCGGCGAACTCGCCAATACGTTTAATGCTATGAGCGACGAACTCAGGAAGGCAAAGAACGAACGTCTGGAATGGTCTAACACGCTTGAAAAGAAGGTCCAGGAAAAAACAGAGGCGATCCATCGGGCACAGCAGCAGCTTATCCATTCGGAAAAACTTGCCTCCCTGGGAAGGATGGCTGCAGGAGTCGCTCATGAGATCAACAGTCCGCTTACCGGCATTGTGACCTTCGGACATCTCCTTCTGAAGAAGTTTCCGGAAGGCACGGAAGACCGCGAAGATATCGAGGTCATTATTGATCAGGCAAACCGTTGCTCCAATATCATCAAGGGGCTTCTGGGCTTTGCACGCGCAACAACAGCAGACAAGACCAGGACAAATATCAATGACGTAATCAACAGTACGCTCAATATCGTCAAGAACAAGGCAGACTTCTTCAACATAAAGCTGTCCTCGAACCTGGATCCTTCACTTAATATGGTACGGGCAGACGCGCCCCAGTTGCAGCAGGTCTTCCTGAACATGATCGTTAACGCTGCCGATGCCTGCGAAGGAAAGGGTTCTATCACCATAACGACCTCAAATGTCAATGACAATGGAGAGGACTATGCCCAGGTGGAGTTCAGGGATACAGGACATGGGATCAAGGACGAGGCGCTCGAAAAGATCTTTGAGCCCTTTTTCACCACAAAACCTGTCGGCAAAGGCACAGGCCTTGGCCTCGCCGTAAGCCACGGTATCATTCAGGACCATGGCGGAAAGATCACGATCAGCACAAAAATCGGTGAAGGCACCAGTTTCTTTATCTGGCTGCCGGCACTGAAGGAGACTGCATGA
- a CDS encoding sigma-54-dependent Fis family transcriptional regulator: MSRGKILVIDDEDIVRLSCSRSLVPEGYELKMAKNGPEGLKILDEETFDLVLTDLKMPNMDGIEVLGTIKEKWPKTDVVIVTGYQTVETAVKAIKLGAFDYIEKPFTPDSLVETVTKVFKARNK, translated from the coding sequence ATGAGCAGGGGAAAGATTCTTGTCATCGATGATGAAGACATTGTACGCTTAAGCTGCAGCCGCTCTCTTGTCCCCGAAGGATATGAGTTGAAAATGGCGAAAAACGGTCCGGAGGGTCTCAAGATACTTGACGAAGAGACCTTTGATCTCGTACTCACTGATCTTAAAATGCCAAACATGGACGGGATAGAAGTGCTGGGGACTATCAAGGAGAAGTGGCCGAAGACAGACGTGGTCATCGTAACGGGATACCAGACTGTTGAAACCGCCGTAAAGGCGATTAAGCTCGGCGCCTTTGACTATATCGAAAAACCGTTCACACCTGATTCTTTGGTCGAGACCGTAACAAAAGTCTTTAAGGCACGGAATAAGTGA
- a CDS encoding response regulator, which yields MKSKGKILVLDDDPVVTLSCKRILGAEGFNIITVDKGEDAIKKVSNEEFDLLISDVRLPDMNGISVLRETKIVQPKLDVVIITGYPTLDEAKESVRLGAFEFIEKPFTPDFMLNVARKVFDTRGWILRKAFIDDFRNDIVNLRDTQNPVLFYKEGTWARPLKDNIWEVGCDARYWLLAGQLASIELPQNLRTIMAGESFGKILSSSGQTDDLIAPMTGRVTEVNHHANTAMSALVRDNLSEGWLLWLARIEPITI from the coding sequence ATGAAAAGTAAGGGGAAGATTCTGGTTCTTGACGACGATCCTGTCGTAACCCTGAGCTGTAAGAGGATCCTCGGTGCAGAGGGTTTTAATATCATCACGGTTGATAAGGGAGAGGATGCCATCAAGAAGGTATCCAATGAAGAGTTCGACCTTCTTATATCAGACGTAAGGCTGCCTGACATGAACGGTATTTCGGTGCTCCGCGAAACAAAAATCGTCCAGCCCAAGCTTGACGTGGTGATTATCACCGGGTACCCCACACTCGACGAAGCAAAAGAGTCCGTCCGTTTAGGCGCTTTTGAGTTCATCGAAAAGCCATTTACACCTGACTTCATGCTGAACGTTGCGCGAAAGGTATTTGATACCCGCGGATGGATACTGAGGAAAGCGTTCATCGATGATTTCAGAAACGACATCGTCAATCTTCGCGACACCCAGAACCCGGTCCTGTTCTATAAGGAAGGGACCTGGGCACGGCCGCTGAAGGACAACATATGGGAAGTCGGCTGCGATGCACGCTACTGGCTCCTGGCCGGTCAGCTCGCATCCATTGAACTTCCTCAGAATCTGCGGACGATCATGGCAGGCGAGAGCTTCGGCAAGATCCTTTCGAGCAGCGGCCAGACAGATGATCTGATCGCTCCCATGACAGGAAGGGTTACCGAAGTCAACCATCACGCTAACACTGCCATGAGCGCTCTCGTTCGGGACAACCTGAGCGAGGGATGGCTTCTCTGGCTTGCACGCATAGAACCGATAACTATTTAA